One region of Vibrio pelagius genomic DNA includes:
- a CDS encoding anaerobic sulfatase maturase — translation MSKSSPRYSTTMPIIPLRTAAKPINSDVYSRRFHVMAKPGGAKCNIDCQYCFYLHKENLLHQDKQPEMDNATLEAFVKSYIESQDGEEIVFSWQGGEPTLLGLDYFRNVVALQKKHQPKGVRIENDLQTNGILLNDEWCAFLKEHNFLVGLSIDGPRELHDKYRRTRSDKPTFDLVMRAVDKLKKYGVKFNALVTVNSYNAKYPLEVYRFLTQELGVTYIQFSPVVEANNFQTTAPQFWNEQMIPVKGSELASPGHPMSVVTDWSVDPEDWGAFLISTFEEWVNNDLGRVLVNLFETAVAQVMGKPSQLCVTAEFCGKGLAIEHNGDVFSCDHYVYPEYKLANIKEYSLSDMVLSTRQFAFGMAKRDSLPQYCMQCPYLSYCWGECPKNRLVKTSEGEVGLNYLCSGIKAFFDYSLPMLVGLAQILRSEERKD, via the coding sequence ATGAGTAAGTCATCCCCCCGCTATTCAACAACAATGCCGATCATTCCGTTACGCACGGCTGCCAAACCAATAAACTCTGATGTGTACTCACGCCGATTTCATGTAATGGCAAAGCCTGGCGGAGCAAAGTGCAACATCGATTGTCAATACTGCTTTTATTTACACAAAGAAAATCTATTGCACCAAGACAAGCAGCCTGAAATGGATAATGCAACGTTGGAAGCATTCGTTAAAAGCTATATCGAGAGCCAGGATGGTGAAGAAATCGTTTTCTCATGGCAGGGCGGGGAGCCAACGTTACTCGGGTTGGACTATTTCCGCAATGTCGTCGCTCTGCAAAAGAAACATCAACCAAAGGGCGTTCGTATTGAAAATGACCTTCAGACCAATGGCATTTTGCTGAACGATGAGTGGTGCGCGTTCTTAAAAGAGCATAATTTCCTTGTTGGTTTGTCGATCGATGGACCACGAGAGTTGCACGACAAATATCGCAGAACCCGCAGCGATAAACCGACATTTGATTTGGTCATGAGAGCTGTTGATAAACTCAAAAAGTATGGTGTGAAGTTCAACGCGCTCGTTACGGTGAACAGTTACAATGCGAAATATCCCCTCGAAGTATATCGCTTCTTAACACAAGAGTTGGGTGTGACTTATATTCAGTTTTCGCCAGTGGTAGAAGCGAACAATTTTCAGACGACCGCCCCGCAATTTTGGAATGAGCAAATGATACCCGTTAAGGGGAGTGAACTTGCTAGCCCCGGACATCCAATGTCTGTGGTAACCGATTGGTCCGTTGACCCTGAGGATTGGGGCGCATTTTTAATCTCGACGTTTGAAGAATGGGTTAACAATGACCTTGGTCGAGTCTTAGTAAATCTGTTTGAGACAGCCGTTGCACAAGTTATGGGTAAACCGTCTCAACTATGTGTGACTGCAGAATTCTGCGGTAAGGGCCTAGCTATCGAACATAATGGTGACGTATTTAGTTGTGATCATTATGTTTACCCAGAATACAAATTAGCCAACATAAAAGAATACTCATTGAGCGACATGGTTCTATCTACACGTCAATTTGCTTTTGGAATGGCTAAGCGGGACTCCCTGCCTCAATACTGTATGCAATGTCCCTATCTTTCGTACTGCTGGGGTGAATGCCCCAAGAATCGTTTAGTTAAAACGTCTGAAGGAGAGGTTGGCCTCAATTATTTGTGTTCAGGAATAAAGGCTTTCTTTGATTATTCACTTCCGATGTTGGTTGGGTTGGCTCAAATCTTAAGAAGTGAAGAGCGGAAGGATTAA
- a CDS encoding Ig-like domain-containing protein, with amino-acid sequence MNKLKPFLSFAVLFVLSFLVSGCKNDDREIINISADASVSSLVVTAEATSLPAGLSIGLKAEVVYQSGRVEDVTNSSEFSWSTNDAALAEVVVDSEGRVVLLGKSSGVVDVTVAGLVDGLNLESTLKLEVIEPVVIDTVLDFRSEFIPVGMSQQYSVYVYFSNGKYYELTDQLAVSWSTQDPEVASVSAGMVTALAMGSTEVEVTFSFKGKLYRAVAGLSVTESVVTELIVTPVVEELSEGLQANFTASVLLSDGRVIDVTQSDVTSWSTSSENVAVVSNDKETKGIVTGIGKGDTYVLASGSFNDKYLTAKVPLTVTDAVVTNLRIDNDGETIPLGFVQQYTASVELSNGAVFDVTNDDSIDWRTSDSSIASVSNATNAKGLVTSYEVGDVEVSVFGEFGGRKFNSSTNLSIGTAVVTSLAIEPRAVSIPAGLEHDFQVYANLSDGRAINITDDSSLYWHSTNPSVAKINDVSGSGGSVLAISEGTASILVSLVIGDESFEAETSLTVTKAKVVGLTVELVTPSVPVGLEGQALAYAHLTDGSIVDVTSNSAIHWSVNNSTLAYVSGDQLSSGVIKTFGAGVVDVIASAELEGMEFKGVTSFEITNAIVTEMSVLPVLNPIPVGLTYNFETQATLSDGRVIDVTGDSAINWKTSDPSIASISNAEGSEGSALGLAVGEVYVTATGFNNGKKFESSVLVSISDAVVVDLLLKCPNDTLPLGLEMECSVHAVMSDGSSSDVTQDDAIVWSSSNTDFASVTNLEPSKGKVKGQGVGQSLISVSGFSLSDSMSINVTDAVVVNLDVTPLNLSLPVGLDQPFSAFVRLSDGQILDVTGDESLAWKVSDSSVAVVSNYQGREGLVTALKPGAVDVIASGEANGVEFEAKVELIVTNAVVSTLSLSPDQQSLPVGHQLQYSAQVQMSDGTFIDVTMDEALHWRTSDSTQAVVSDLVGSKGVVTALKEGEVSVFVEGSANGTDFSAVASLLITKPTLEAISLTAKSVTLTEYHNVKVDALAHYSDGTIIDVTAQSSWYSGPNVSVVEGLVTASPFVEGSTSFIHATFDGMDSDPIVVTMQAAERTEVIGKETPYYNEISSDVVDVLSFKGSAVIDGIYDADTEQLLAGGYGGSLNASDRERYSDLMHIDDVTHIKGIYGTAWSRVPMLQVLEWYEGDVEKQVGKLYSGTSVEVGLDNSVLGIIVFSSAESVPRYVTGIQFVYK; translated from the coding sequence ATGAATAAATTAAAACCCTTTTTGAGCTTTGCTGTGTTATTCGTGCTTAGTTTTCTGGTTTCTGGTTGTAAGAATGATGATCGGGAAATAATTAATATCTCTGCTGATGCTTCAGTTTCATCTTTGGTCGTGACCGCCGAGGCAACGTCATTACCTGCCGGTTTATCTATTGGATTAAAGGCCGAGGTGGTTTATCAAAGTGGCCGAGTTGAGGACGTAACCAATTCGAGTGAGTTCTCGTGGTCAACAAATGATGCAGCTCTTGCAGAGGTGGTAGTAGACTCCGAAGGCAGAGTGGTCTTGCTTGGAAAATCGAGTGGTGTGGTTGATGTCACTGTTGCTGGTCTTGTTGATGGCCTGAACCTTGAGTCAACACTGAAGCTTGAGGTTATAGAACCGGTTGTGATTGACACTGTGCTTGATTTTCGTTCGGAGTTTATTCCGGTTGGAATGAGTCAGCAATATTCAGTCTATGTTTATTTTTCTAATGGAAAATATTATGAGTTGACTGACCAATTGGCTGTGTCGTGGTCAACTCAAGATCCTGAAGTCGCAAGTGTATCAGCTGGAATGGTGACGGCACTTGCGATGGGAAGCACTGAGGTAGAAGTGACGTTCAGCTTTAAGGGTAAGTTGTACCGGGCTGTGGCTGGACTATCAGTTACTGAGTCGGTTGTTACAGAGTTGATTGTCACACCAGTTGTTGAAGAGCTTTCTGAGGGACTTCAAGCTAACTTTACAGCTAGCGTGCTGTTGTCTGATGGCCGCGTCATTGATGTAACACAGAGTGACGTCACTTCATGGAGTACATCGAGCGAAAATGTCGCTGTGGTGAGCAATGATAAGGAGACTAAGGGGATAGTCACTGGTATTGGTAAGGGAGACACCTATGTGCTTGCTTCGGGGTCGTTCAATGACAAGTACTTAACGGCTAAAGTTCCACTTACAGTTACGGATGCAGTGGTCACTAATCTGAGGATAGATAATGACGGGGAGACGATCCCTTTAGGATTTGTGCAGCAATATACAGCGAGTGTGGAACTGTCGAATGGGGCTGTGTTTGATGTTACGAATGATGATTCGATTGATTGGCGTACTAGTGACTCTTCGATAGCATCGGTTTCCAACGCTACAAATGCAAAAGGTTTGGTGACTAGTTATGAGGTGGGCGATGTCGAGGTCTCTGTGTTTGGTGAGTTTGGTGGTCGCAAATTTAACTCCTCAACGAACCTCTCGATAGGCACTGCCGTAGTGACCAGTCTGGCTATAGAGCCACGTGCGGTTTCTATTCCTGCCGGGCTGGAGCACGACTTCCAAGTTTATGCGAACCTTTCAGATGGTCGTGCGATTAATATTACGGATGACTCGTCTTTATACTGGCATTCAACTAATCCTAGTGTGGCAAAAATTAATGATGTATCTGGTAGCGGTGGATCGGTTTTAGCTATTTCTGAGGGTACTGCGTCAATTTTAGTGTCATTGGTGATTGGTGACGAGAGTTTCGAGGCTGAGACCTCTTTGACAGTGACAAAAGCAAAAGTTGTTGGATTGACTGTTGAATTGGTTACACCCTCTGTGCCTGTTGGACTGGAGGGGCAAGCCTTAGCCTATGCTCACTTAACAGATGGCTCGATTGTTGATGTGACCTCTAACTCAGCCATTCACTGGAGTGTGAACAACTCAACTTTGGCCTACGTAAGTGGCGATCAGTTATCAAGCGGGGTTATTAAAACGTTTGGTGCGGGGGTGGTTGATGTAATCGCGTCGGCGGAATTGGAAGGGATGGAATTTAAAGGTGTCACTTCTTTTGAGATCACCAATGCAATTGTGACAGAAATGTCGGTATTACCAGTTTTGAATCCCATACCTGTTGGTTTGACTTATAACTTTGAGACGCAAGCAACATTATCGGATGGTAGGGTGATTGATGTGACGGGTGATTCTGCTATTAATTGGAAAACTTCGGATCCCAGTATTGCATCAATTAGTAACGCTGAAGGTAGTGAGGGGTCGGCACTGGGCCTAGCGGTAGGTGAGGTGTATGTCACAGCTACCGGTTTTAATAACGGTAAGAAATTTGAATCTAGTGTATTGGTTAGTATTTCTGATGCGGTTGTTGTGGATTTATTGTTGAAATGCCCGAACGATACGTTGCCACTAGGTCTCGAGATGGAGTGTTCGGTTCACGCCGTTATGTCGGATGGTTCTTCGTCTGATGTAACACAAGACGATGCGATAGTTTGGAGTAGTAGCAATACTGATTTTGCAAGCGTTACTAATCTAGAACCGTCTAAAGGGAAGGTTAAGGGGCAGGGAGTAGGTCAATCTCTGATTTCGGTGTCTGGGTTCTCATTGAGTGATTCAATGTCGATCAATGTTACGGATGCTGTTGTTGTGAACTTGGATGTCACTCCTTTAAATCTGTCACTCCCTGTTGGTTTAGATCAGCCTTTCAGCGCTTTCGTGCGCCTCTCTGATGGTCAGATTCTTGATGTTACCGGTGATGAAAGCTTGGCTTGGAAGGTAAGTGATTCAAGTGTTGCGGTTGTGAGTAACTATCAAGGTCGAGAAGGCTTGGTGACGGCGCTAAAGCCTGGGGCAGTTGATGTGATTGCTTCAGGAGAGGCGAATGGTGTTGAGTTTGAGGCGAAGGTAGAGCTGATCGTCACTAATGCGGTTGTGAGCACCTTGAGTTTAAGTCCAGACCAGCAAAGTTTGCCAGTCGGTCATCAGTTACAATACTCGGCTCAGGTACAGATGTCTGATGGAACTTTTATTGATGTCACAATGGATGAGGCGCTTCATTGGCGTACGAGTGATTCTACTCAAGCTGTAGTGAGTGATCTGGTTGGCAGTAAAGGGGTAGTCACTGCATTAAAAGAGGGAGAGGTCAGCGTGTTTGTTGAGGGATCTGCTAACGGTACTGATTTCTCAGCAGTTGCTAGCCTATTGATTACCAAGCCAACTTTAGAGGCTATAAGTTTGACGGCGAAAAGTGTCACGTTGACGGAGTACCATAATGTGAAAGTGGATGCTTTGGCTCATTACTCTGATGGTACGATCATTGATGTGACAGCTCAAAGTTCATGGTATTCGGGCCCGAATGTGTCTGTCGTTGAAGGCCTAGTAACTGCATCCCCTTTTGTCGAGGGCAGTACGTCATTTATTCACGCTACTTTCGATGGTATGGATTCAGATCCAATCGTCGTTACTATGCAGGCAGCGGAGCGAACTGAGGTTATAGGAAAAGAAACACCTTACTACAATGAAATTTCGAGCGATGTTGTCGATGTGTTGTCCTTCAAAGGGAGTGCCGTTATAGATGGAATCTATGATGCTGATACTGAGCAACTTCTTGCTGGAGGGTATGGAGGAAGCTTAAATGCGAGTGACCGTGAGCGATACTCAGACCTAATGCATATTGATGATGTTACCCATATCAAGGGAATTTATGGTACCGCTTGGAGTCGAGTTCCTATGCTTCAAGTTCTCGAATGGTATGAAGGTGATGTTGAGAAGCAAGTTGGCAAGTTGTATTCAGGTACTTCAGTAGAGGTGGGACTAGATAATAGTGTTCTGGGTATTATCGTGTTTTCATCTGCCGAATCTGTGCCTCGATATGTGACGGGAATACAGTTTGTTTATAAGTGA
- a CDS encoding LysR family transcriptional regulator, which yields MDLNLIQTFLVVAEYKSFTKAAEHLGLTQPAVSASVRRLEQVIGKQLFVKKGRGIEPTSMAYQLVPQFQQAISIVDNAISEKKSFKVSCSETLLHSLNPIDNVIFQESQPEKYELFEHIRQQRVDLAIDTIVTKESSFVVETAYEEPAVVICRQNHPRIQGTLTKNDYYRESHCIFSGIWNKTSGFDQLAKEPIKERNIEIVTSSLAGMAMYVAQRNCLGLVSLSFAMKWSKTMKLQILESPIAIDTIPYMFIYHKRDETNPLHVNLRKKIKAQLSSINPIPIDL from the coding sequence ATGGACTTAAATTTAATCCAAACCTTTTTAGTTGTTGCTGAATACAAATCATTTACTAAAGCAGCTGAACATCTTGGACTTACCCAACCAGCAGTCAGTGCGTCGGTGAGACGCTTAGAACAAGTTATTGGAAAACAACTTTTTGTAAAAAAAGGGCGAGGAATAGAACCAACCTCAATGGCATATCAACTTGTTCCTCAGTTTCAACAAGCAATAAGTATTGTTGACAATGCAATTTCTGAGAAAAAGTCATTTAAAGTCAGCTGCTCGGAAACACTCCTTCACAGTTTAAACCCAATAGACAATGTTATTTTTCAAGAGTCACAACCAGAAAAATATGAGTTATTTGAGCATATAAGACAGCAACGAGTCGACTTAGCAATAGATACTATTGTTACTAAAGAGTCTTCATTTGTGGTTGAGACTGCTTATGAAGAACCCGCTGTTGTAATTTGCCGTCAAAATCACCCTCGCATTCAAGGTACACTGACAAAAAATGACTACTATCGAGAAAGTCACTGCATATTTTCCGGCATATGGAATAAAACATCTGGCTTCGATCAGTTAGCTAAAGAACCTATTAAAGAAAGAAATATAGAAATAGTCACATCTTCTCTGGCTGGAATGGCTATGTACGTGGCACAACGAAACTGTCTTGGCTTGGTCTCTCTTTCATTCGCGATGAAATGGAGCAAAACAATGAAGCTACAGATCTTAGAGAGCCCAATAGCCATTGACACGATACCCTACATGTTCATTTATCATAAACGAGATGAGACAAATCCCCTGCACGTAAACCTCAGAAAAAAAATAAAAGCGCAACTCAGCTCTATTAACCCTATACCGATAGACTTATAG
- a CDS encoding arylsulfatase: MESSMTMNGKKLLLNACTLAIGAASASAYSAEKPNILVIFGDDIGYWNISAYNGGMLAYNTPNIDSIAKEGARFTNFYGQQSSTAGRSAFITGQMPKRTGLSKVGMPGAKQGLSKEDPTIATMLKNLGYATGQFGKNHLGDRDEYLPTSHGFDEFMGNLYHLNAEEEPENGDYPKDPEFKKKFGPRGVIHSYADGKIEDTGALTRKRMETVDDETLDAAETFIDKQVKADKPFFVWYNSTRMHNFTHIPEKYEGSTGAGFYADGLKQHDDQIGQLLQKVKDLGVDDNTIIVYTTDNGPMINLWPDAAMTPFRSEKNTGWEGGFRVPALIKWPGHIKAGETLNGITSLEDFFPTLLAAAGENDVKNELLKGKKVGKTDYKVHLDGYNQLPYLTGKTDKSARNEFFYWSDDGDLVAMRQGKYKFHFAIQETETGLDIWRKPFTKLRAPMIYDLSIDPFERGDTGMGYDRWVYERSFLFAPAMEGVKKMMATFDEFPPRQTPGSFVPK; this comes from the coding sequence ATGGAGTCTAGTATGACAATGAACGGCAAAAAGCTTCTTTTGAATGCTTGCACGCTTGCTATTGGCGCAGCATCGGCGAGCGCTTATTCAGCAGAAAAACCTAATATTTTAGTTATCTTTGGCGATGACATTGGTTATTGGAACATCAGTGCCTACAACGGAGGTATGTTAGCCTACAACACTCCAAATATTGATAGCATTGCTAAAGAAGGTGCAAGATTCACTAACTTTTATGGTCAACAAAGTTCAACCGCTGGCCGTTCAGCTTTCATTACAGGTCAAATGCCTAAACGTACTGGTTTATCGAAAGTTGGCATGCCTGGTGCAAAACAAGGTCTATCTAAAGAAGATCCAACAATTGCGACAATGCTTAAAAACTTAGGTTATGCCACCGGTCAATTTGGTAAGAACCACTTAGGTGATCGTGATGAATATTTACCTACAAGTCATGGTTTTGATGAGTTTATGGGTAACCTTTATCACCTAAATGCGGAAGAAGAGCCGGAAAATGGAGATTACCCGAAAGACCCAGAATTTAAGAAGAAATTCGGACCGCGTGGTGTTATTCATTCTTATGCAGACGGAAAAATTGAAGACACCGGTGCTCTGACTCGCAAACGCATGGAGACGGTGGATGATGAAACGTTAGACGCAGCGGAAACTTTTATTGATAAGCAAGTTAAAGCTGATAAACCATTCTTTGTTTGGTACAACTCTACCCGCATGCATAACTTTACTCATATTCCAGAAAAATATGAGGGTTCTACAGGCGCAGGCTTCTATGCTGATGGCTTGAAGCAACATGATGATCAAATCGGACAACTGCTACAGAAAGTTAAAGATCTAGGTGTGGATGACAACACTATTATTGTCTACACGACGGATAACGGTCCAATGATCAATTTATGGCCGGATGCAGCAATGACACCGTTCCGTAGTGAGAAAAACACGGGCTGGGAAGGTGGGTTCCGCGTACCTGCACTTATTAAATGGCCAGGTCATATTAAGGCTGGCGAAACTTTGAATGGTATTACATCACTAGAAGATTTCTTCCCAACGTTATTGGCTGCAGCTGGAGAGAATGATGTAAAAAATGAGCTACTTAAAGGTAAAAAAGTCGGTAAAACTGACTACAAAGTCCATCTCGATGGCTATAACCAACTACCTTATCTAACAGGTAAAACAGACAAATCTGCTCGCAATGAGTTCTTCTACTGGAGTGATGATGGTGACCTTGTTGCAATGCGTCAAGGAAAGTACAAGTTTCACTTTGCCATTCAAGAAACAGAAACTGGCCTAGATATCTGGCGTAAACCATTCACGAAACTTCGTGCACCGATGATCTACGACTTAAGTATCGACCCATTTGAGCGTGGCGACACCGGTATGGGTTACGACCGCTGGGTCTATGAGCGTTCATTCTTATTTGCTCCTGCAATGGAAGGTGTCAAGAAAATGATGGCAACGTTTGATGAGTTCCCACCTCGTCAGACTCCAGGTTCATTTGTACCTAAGTAA
- a CDS encoding ATP-binding protein: MVALGLYLATFIAIIGSVTYFVVESPVRAKLQQNLDLRAEILSSLIEAPLNSSEGFLRSLVGLAQAQPDPNLLAQHFKSILAASDDTIISAGIWPEPYVYNPEREQDSYFFNKADDGKVDQIFSYNNPKSMLYHQEAWYTSVVDKPMGTVSWSDVYLEPYTHIQMITASAPFYLDGEFAGVATVDLSLTELLNFIKSHAEEYDLGITLRDQHQQILVTHNYNLVDGIYISQHKFGQFDWQVDVVNSKWLVADEVSRQVISIEWGIAPFLLLCVMAGYYLLNRYLISPITTIAAEVDGSKAGGVIDVNYQSQDEIGYLIKTFNEKTVFLEAEKVKAQASTNAKTAFLATLSHEIRTPMNGVLGAAQILLKTPLNREQEKLLRGLYESGDHMMTLLNEILDFSKIEQGKLDLDNTSFPLDSLIGSINSVYYTLSAEKGLQFKVYTEVPAGRWYFADKARLRQVLFNLLNNAVKFTSRGFVEVYFKEISKNGNTYLNIRVRDTGIGISKEAQKRIFHPFEQAESSTTRRFGGTGLGLAIVKQIAELMGGDVQVTSEEGIGTSFDVNLKIEPTEPGELESVPHSKLNYSGLKVLIVEDNRTNTVIIETFMENKGFTCKSVENGELAIQALASERFDLILMDNHMPVMDGVESTTAIRSLADEVSSVLIFGCTADVFKETRERMIGAGVDYIIAKPIDERELDDALFRFSSKLYQYHDSQTKESKEPANKTPDNTEELLVTLYIALEDQNIELATFALENLLIHIEPTENSLLPSLLTQAIQELSKGRFPSQELINSITVNIPVE; this comes from the coding sequence ATGGTTGCCCTTGGATTATACCTTGCAACCTTTATTGCCATCATTGGCAGTGTCACCTATTTCGTTGTTGAATCGCCGGTACGCGCTAAGCTCCAACAGAATTTAGACTTAAGGGCAGAAATCCTTTCATCATTAATTGAGGCACCGCTTAATAGCTCAGAGGGCTTTTTACGTAGCCTTGTCGGACTTGCACAAGCTCAACCTGACCCTAATTTGTTGGCTCAGCATTTCAAGTCAATCCTCGCGGCCAGTGATGACACCATAATTAGTGCCGGCATCTGGCCTGAACCTTATGTATATAACCCTGAGCGAGAACAAGATAGTTACTTCTTCAATAAAGCTGATGATGGCAAAGTTGATCAGATCTTCTCGTACAACAACCCCAAATCAATGCTCTATCATCAAGAGGCTTGGTATACGTCAGTTGTCGATAAACCGATGGGAACGGTGTCGTGGAGTGATGTTTACTTAGAACCATACACTCATATCCAGATGATTACGGCTTCCGCTCCGTTTTATCTCGACGGCGAGTTCGCGGGTGTTGCAACGGTAGATTTATCCCTCACCGAACTTCTCAACTTTATAAAAAGCCATGCTGAAGAGTATGACCTAGGCATTACGTTACGTGACCAACATCAGCAGATATTGGTAACACACAACTATAACCTGGTTGATGGCATCTATATCAGCCAGCACAAATTTGGTCAGTTTGATTGGCAGGTCGATGTTGTCAATTCCAAATGGTTGGTTGCTGACGAAGTGTCTAGACAGGTCATCAGTATTGAGTGGGGTATCGCACCTTTCTTACTTTTGTGTGTGATGGCTGGTTACTACTTGTTAAACCGTTATCTAATTAGCCCTATTACGACGATTGCCGCTGAGGTAGATGGTTCCAAGGCGGGAGGGGTCATAGATGTTAACTATCAAAGCCAAGATGAAATTGGCTACCTAATCAAAACATTTAATGAAAAAACGGTATTCCTAGAAGCTGAGAAAGTAAAAGCTCAAGCGTCAACCAATGCCAAAACTGCCTTCTTAGCAACACTTTCTCATGAAATACGAACGCCGATGAACGGAGTTTTGGGTGCAGCACAAATCCTTCTCAAGACACCTTTAAACCGCGAACAAGAGAAACTTCTGCGTGGGCTTTATGAATCTGGCGACCACATGATGACGCTACTCAACGAGATTTTAGACTTCTCGAAGATAGAGCAGGGGAAGTTAGATCTTGATAATACGAGTTTCCCACTCGACTCTCTTATTGGCAGTATCAATAGTGTTTACTACACCCTGTCCGCTGAAAAGGGGCTTCAATTCAAGGTGTACACCGAAGTGCCAGCAGGCCGTTGGTATTTTGCTGACAAGGCGCGTCTGCGTCAGGTTCTGTTTAATTTGCTCAACAATGCGGTGAAATTTACCTCACGCGGCTTTGTCGAAGTCTATTTCAAAGAAATCTCTAAGAATGGCAATACCTATCTGAACATTCGAGTCCGTGATACTGGTATTGGTATCTCCAAAGAAGCGCAAAAACGTATCTTTCATCCATTCGAGCAAGCTGAGTCGTCCACGACGCGTCGCTTTGGCGGCACGGGATTGGGTTTAGCGATTGTGAAGCAAATTGCCGAGTTAATGGGTGGTGATGTTCAAGTGACCAGTGAAGAGGGGATTGGAACCAGCTTTGATGTGAACTTAAAAATCGAACCGACAGAGCCTGGAGAGTTGGAAAGCGTGCCACACTCCAAGCTGAACTACTCAGGTTTAAAGGTCTTGATTGTGGAGGATAACCGAACGAACACTGTGATCATTGAAACTTTCATGGAAAACAAAGGCTTTACTTGTAAGAGTGTTGAAAATGGAGAGCTTGCGATTCAGGCTTTGGCGTCCGAGCGCTTTGACTTGATTCTTATGGATAATCACATGCCCGTTATGGATGGCGTAGAGTCAACAACCGCAATACGTTCACTGGCTGATGAAGTGTCATCGGTGCTTATTTTTGGCTGTACTGCAGATGTCTTTAAAGAGACGCGTGAGCGAATGATAGGGGCAGGGGTTGATTACATCATTGCTAAGCCGATTGATGAGCGAGAGCTTGATGACGCGCTCTTTAGATTCTCTAGCAAGCTCTATCAATATCATGATTCTCAAACAAAGGAGAGCAAAGAGCCGGCAAACAAAACGCCAGATAACACCGAGGAGCTCTTGGTGACTTTGTACATTGCCCTGGAAGACCAAAACATAGAGTTGGCGACGTTTGCATTAGAGAACCTACTTATTCATATCGAGCCGACAGAGAACTCTTTGCTTCCATCATTATTAACTCAAGCGATTCAAGAGCTTTCAAAAGGGCGCTTCCCCTCTCAAGAGCTCATTAACTCGATAACCGTCAATATCCCAGTTGAATAA
- a CDS encoding L-alanine exporter AlaE, whose protein sequence is MKSRGPFCIRNAAADTFAMVVFCFISGMIVEIFISGMSFEQSLASRTLSIPVNIAIAWPYGVFRDWVLRNGAKLSGSSLAKNLSDLIAYVLFQSPVYAGILFAVGASTDQIVTAVTSNAVISCGMGVLYGYFLDMCRRWFRVPGYYQQA, encoded by the coding sequence ATGAAGTCTCGTGGACCATTTTGTATTCGTAACGCTGCTGCGGATACTTTTGCTATGGTAGTTTTCTGTTTTATCTCTGGCATGATTGTTGAGATTTTTATCTCGGGTATGTCGTTTGAGCAGTCTCTTGCATCACGAACGCTCTCTATTCCTGTCAATATTGCAATCGCATGGCCTTACGGTGTTTTCCGTGATTGGGTACTACGCAACGGTGCGAAGCTGTCTGGCAGTTCATTGGCAAAAAACCTGTCTGATCTGATCGCGTATGTTCTATTTCAGTCACCAGTATATGCAGGTATCTTGTTCGCGGTAGGCGCGTCAACAGATCAAATCGTGACTGCGGTGACGAGTAATGCCGTGATTTCGTGCGGTATGGGTGTGCTATACGGTTACTTCTTAGATATGTGCCGTAGATGGTTCCGTGTACCGGGTTACTATCAACAAGCATAA